CTGGTTATGGTTAAGGGATGATGGAAAGGGTGACCATGCTAAGGGAAAAGTCATTTCCATAATTCACGTGGTGTAAGGCTTACGGACTGTTTGACATTATGCTGAGCTAGAAATGTTTAGCCTGATTATTGCACCTTAAGTAGAAATATATCCACCGTCCGTcagtaactttttttttgtttgagcaACAAAGGAATGGCATGTGGAGCTTCGACATGCACTGTTTGGACTATGATTCGATTCATATCTCTATTTGCTTCTTTTGCATGCTTTGGTGTAGGATACGTTCTTCACTCTAGATCAGATCCTTGTTTAGCATTAGAACCGAAATATACGACGGTCAGTCACAATTGCGGCACGGAATGGATATCTGGTTTAGGTAAGGCGGTTGGCATTTGGACAGGTTGCGGTGTTTTTATGGGAACTTGTTATTTTTTTGAGAAGATAACTAAAATACATCGTACTAGTTTGAACAAAATAAATCGTTTTTGTGCCAGATTACTATTAGAAACTGTTGAGACGGGAGCAATTATTGTTTGCTCTGTTGCATCAACAGAAGCAAGCGGTCATGTTGCGACAAAAAACTGTAAACCGTTGGTAGATGAGCAGAAAGCTTCTATTCTCTGCATTGTCTCTGTTCTTTTAATGATGGTGGTGGTGCGAAGTTCCTGGCATTATGGCGTGTTTGACATCATTTATGCAACTTTCCTTTCAATCTTGTTAGGTCTTGGAAAGACCAATCTGTTAGGTATTTTTGCTGCTGCTTCGATTTGCTGCTGTTACCGTGTCTTAGTTTTCATTGCTAAAGAAATCAAGAGATGCTGCTTTGGATATGTGGATACTTTTGAACAACTGATAGATACGGCACACACATGTGTTACCGAGTCTCGTGGATATCTGAATGATTTGGAAGCAAATCTTCTAGGAGGGGGGATGAGCCGGAGGGGCCGATACAGACGACGTTGCGGAGCTTGAGGGAGCAACTCAACCATCTGGAAAATGCGATCCCCTAGAAGGAAGACGGGGAACTTGAGGGATGCAATTTTGAATGAGATTTTGAAACATacgattttttgttttcttgcttgttttgtttttcttttctgGTCTTTGACAAAAGATCTACATATGTCATATTTTCTTCCAGTTTCGTGGTAATATGATTCCCATGCACCCAATGAGAAAAAGTAAAAAGGATAATACTATTGTAATGATGTGGTTGATTTTAGTGGCAAATCAATATGGTGTGTAGTTTTAAACAAACAGgttgataccccatggatgagcccacTACCCCTGGCCCATCCCAAGCCCAAATGGAAGACAGGCCCATCAAGGGCacatgtattctcctataaatatcaggtttgggTGTTCATttgattcattcactatattgttttcagcagcacccttagctgctcccctcatatatcctcagtctctgacttgagcgtcggaggggctacgccaggacgcCCTCCtgacccccttctaacggtcttatttgtgatttcaggctcaggacaatttcaaccctgcgtctggattagtgaccctcgccggaatcggaccctaaatttcccgtgagtatcacttggcgccgtctgtgggaaaacttgagttgagacgtagagatggtaggcaggaaaggaagtagaagggctacctcagcatcatcgcgtcctcagagGGGACCCGAACAGTCTCATGTTGTGGCAAGACAtgaacaacctcgtcaagagacaagaaccgagcagccccttcacgagacaagggtcgagcaaacccgtcccaatgagaatgtggggaacttgaccctggagcagttgggccaatttatcacccgaacagtggatgaggccatgaaaagGAATCAAGAGTCTGTGTTTGTAGAGGAACAGGCCGCCCGTCAGGAACGTGAGGAAAATGTTGAAGTCCACCAGAGCATGGTGGAGGAGACGCAACCCCTCCCAACtggggagattagtgagatggggGAGATGTGGAAGGAGATACGGAGGTTGAGGGAGCAGGTAGGAAGCAGAGCGCCGGTACCCAAGAGAGGAAGCCCTTTTTCACTAGCCATCTTGGAGGAAGGGCTTCCTCCGAATTTCCGACAATCTAACATTGGTGAGTATGACGGACATACTGAccccgaggaacacttggggagatTTGAAAATGCGGCTTTGTTGCACCAATATTCAGATGGAGTCAGgtgcagggtgtttctgggcacgttggtgaggtcagcccagcagTGGTTTAACACcctgcagcccaactccatacaGTCTTTTGAGGATTTTGCTACAGCTTTCTTGCACCGATTTGCCAGCAGCAAGAGGCACCAGAGAAATTATTTGAGCTTGTTCGTGATGAAACAGCAAGAGACTGAAACTTTGCGAGAATTTGTTCAGCGTTTCAACAGTGCAGCGCTGGAGATATCGACGGCTACccctgacatcatgataagtgcctttacaCAAGGACTGAGGGGAGGGGAGTTTTTCAAGTCGCTGTTCAAGAAGCCTCCGTCGAGCTATGATGACTTGCTGGCTCGGGCGGAGAAGTATGTAAATCTAGAGGATGCCCAACGGTATAGAAGGATGGAGCAGCGGCCCGAGGGAAGTAGGATGGAGAGGGGAGAGAGAGGAGGTAGGAAGAGGGGTTCAGTGGAGAAGGAGGAGGACAGAAATAGAAGtagaggacaattctcatcaCATGTTCCTCTGAACAGGAATCGCGATAAGGTAATGGAGGTGAAGGAGCCAGAGGGAAGGTGGGAGAAGTCGCAGAGAGCGGAGGACGGTGTTAGGATGCCTCCGACGGACAAACGAGAGGCATCCTCATCCGGGGACCGACCGAAACCTCGCCTGTCTCCTAGGCGAGGTCGAGGTCCTCCTTGGATCAACCAGAGGGTCGGAGAGCCGAGAAGAGAAGGGCGGGGTCGGGATGTTCCTCGGGAACCTGTTGAGCCGAGGAGGAGAGCAGATGAAGATAACCACCCcacgagaggaatgattcacatgatctcggggggtgctactgatggagactctggGCGAGCTCGGAAAGCACATGGGAGGAGGTTGGAGAATTTGGAGATATCCAGGGGTGCAGACTTACCCCAAGATCCTGTCATCAGCTTCGGGCCGGAAGACCTTCGAGGTATCGTGGCTCCTTataacgatgccttggtggtgaCAGCCACTATTGCCAACTACGATGTGGCAAGGATCTTCATTGATAATGGGAGCTCTGTAAATATATTGTTCAAGAGCACGTTGGATCAGATGAAGGTGGAAGGGTTCGAGTTTGATTCGGTCTCCACTCCTCTGTATGAGTTCGCGGGACATGCCATTCCGCCGCTGGGTCAAATTACTCTTCCCCTATCTTTGGGGCGTGACCCTCAGCGGGTAACAAAGATGATAACATTTACAGTGGTAGATACCCCCTCATCGTATAATGGAATCCTGGGGCGGCCAACCTTAAAGGATTTCAGAGCCGTAGCCTCCGCGTATCATCAGAAGATGAAGTTTCCTGTGGGGAAGGAAGTGGGAGTCTTGTGCGGGGACCAGAAGGTCGCGCGTCGGTGTTATGAAGGGACGGTGAAGGAGGAGGGGAAGAGGGCGCGGGTGGAAGTTAATATGATTAGAAGGGGGAGGAGGGGGTTGCCCGTAGCGAGGAAGGAGGTTTGGGAGGTTATGGAGGAAGAACCGGAGGTCATAGTGCTGGGACCTGAAAAGAAAATGCTCAGAATAGCCCGTGACCTTGACCTAAGGGTTAAGGAGGAACTCATTGCTTTCTTACAGGCCAATCTCAGCGTGTTCGCTTGGTCAGCTCAAGAGCTCACTGGGATGGCCCCGGATGTGGCGGAGCATCGGTTGAACATCTTGTCGAATGCTCGCCCAgtaaaacagaagaaaagacaTTTCGGGCCTGAGAAAGAGAAAGTTATACAGAAAGAGGTCGGTGAATTGCTTGAGGCTGGGCACATTCGAGAAGTGCAATTCCCTACTTGGCTATCGAATGTTGTCCTAGTCCCGAAGAGTTCAGGGTAGTGGAGGATGTGTGTGGACTTCAGAGATCTCAACAAGGCATGTCCTAAAGATTGTTATCCTTTGCCTCGGATAGATCAGTTGGTGGACTCAACAGCTGGACATCAGTATTTGTGCATGCTGGACGCTTATCAAGGGTACCATCAAATCCCTTTGGCTGTGGAGGATCAGGATAAAGTGAGTTTCATCACCTCTGAAGGAACTTTCTGTTACGTTGTCATGCCCTTTGGACTCAAAAATGCCGGAGCCACGTATCAGCGGTTGATGGATAGAGTCTTTTCTGAGCAGGTGGGAAGGAATGTCGaagtgtatgtggacgacatcatGGTAAAGTCTAAGGATTCAACACAGCTCATACCTGACTTAATGGAGACCTTTTCCACCCTCAGGTCCTATAGGCTGAAGTTGAATCCTCAGAAGTGTAGTTTTGGGGTGAGGAGCGGGAAGTTCCTGGGTTATATGGTGACAGAAAGGGGGATCGAGGCCAACCCCGAGAAAGTTCAAGCTATCCAAGATATAGTCTCTCCCCAGGGACCTAAAGATGTTCAGCAGCTGACAGGTAGGATTGCTGCGCTGGCACGCTTTATCTCGAGGTCCGCCCACCGAAGCTTACCATTCTTCCGGACCTTGCGTAAAGCGAGAAAATTTGAGTGGGGTCCAGATTGCGAGAAGGCTTTCACATAATTGAAGGAGTACCTTGCCGAGCTTCCTGTCCTGGCCAAACCGGCGGTGGGTGAGCCTTTGTGGGTATATTTATCTGCCACTGAAGGGGCTGTAAGTTCAGTCCTTGTTAAGCTAGAGGGGTCAGTTCAGCAGCCGGTGTACTATGTTTCGCATGCACTCAAAGGGGCAGAGATCCGATACTCGGGGTTGGAAAAATTGGCTTTGGCTTTGGTAGTGACAGCAAGACGCTTGAGGCCCTACTTCCTATCTCATCCGATTGTGGTGCTCACTAACAGTCCATTGGGCAGAATCCTAACTCATTCGGATATGTCTGGCCGTTTGATCAAGTGGACTACTGAGCTGGGCGAATATGACATCCAGTATGAGCCAAGAACATCTATCAATGCACAAACCTTAGCCGATTTTCTGGCTGAGACCGTGCATCAAGAAAATGAGGACCCTTGGAAAGTGTATGTGGATGGTTCCTCTTCTAAAGAGGGAAGCGGGGTGGGGGTGGTACTGATTTCACCAGCTGGGGAGGAGGTGAAATTAGCGGTTAGGTTGGATTTTCGAGCATCCAACAATGAGGCAGAATATGAGGCTGTGTTGGCAGGACTTCGAGCAGCCATGAATGTGGGAGCTACCCGGGTACTTATTTTttctgactctcagctggtggCACAACAGATGAAGGGAGCGTatgatgtgaaagatgagaaactTATTGAGTATGCTCGAGAAGTGGACAGGGTCAGAGAGAAGTTCACAGAGATTACATTTGTACAGATTCCACGGAAAGAGAATGAAAAGGCAGACACTCTGGCCAAAATGGCTGGGACAATGGGAAGTTGGAAGAATAGAGATGTGGTCTTTCAGGTCGAACTCACACCTCACATGAGTTCACCTGCAGTTGAGCAAGAGGAAGAGGATTGGAGAACCGCTATAACTGATTACTTGAAGGAGGGAAAGCTTCCTGATGACCCTCGCGAGGCTCGTAAGTTGAAGACGAAATGTTCACGTTATGTGATAGTCGGAGAAGTGTTGTTTAGGACGTCTTTTGCAGGGCCGCTTCTTAGGTGTTTGAGTTATCAAGAGGCTGATTATGTGCTCCGAGAAGTTCACGAGGGATGTTGTGGAAATCATCTAGGGGCTTATGCATTGGCGAGGAAAGTGCTGCTCGCCGGTTATTCTTGGCCCTCAGTGCTGCATGATGCTCAAGAGTTAGTGATGTCTTGTGATAGTTGTCAACGTCATGCCCGGTTGCAACACCGACCGGCCGCGATGATGAAGGCTGTCACGGCCGCTTGTCCTTTTGACCAGTGGAGAATGGATATTGTGGGACCTTTTCCTATAGCTCCTGCTCAGAAGAAATTCCTTTTGGTAGCAGTTGACTATTACTCAAAATGGGTGGAAGCAGAGCCTCTGGCCAGAATCACTGAGAATGACGTCCTGAAGTTCCTGCGGAAGAGTATAGGATGCAGATACGGGGTACCTAGGAGACTGATATCCGATAATGGGAGACAGTTCCAAGGGGCCAAGATCCAAGCTTGGTGTAAAGAGATGAAGATCCAACAAGTCTTTACCTCTGTAGCTTACCCACAGAGTAATGGTCAGGTGGAGGTGATTAATCGGACTCTGGTGCAGGGTCTAAAGGTTCGACTTGGCAGAGCTAAGGGTAATTGGGTGGAGGAGCTACCAAGTGTCCTATGGGCATACCGAACCACTCCGAGAGAAGGAACCAAAGAAACTCCTTTCAGTTTGGTCTACGGTAATGAGGCAGTGCTCCCGGCTGAGATTGGGTTGGAATCGGAAAGGGTAGTGTTTTATGACGAGGACAATGATGCGAGACGCGCTACTGACCTTGATCTTTTGGAAGAAAAGAGAGAGGCTGCCAGCATTCACCTGGAAGCTTATAAGAACCGCATTGCACAGTCTTATAATCGAAGAGTCATTCAGTGAAACTTTCAGGTAGGTGACTTGGTTCTGAGGAAGGTGCAAGAGGAGCAGAGAGGAAAGTTGGACCCAAAATGGGAGGGCCCCTTCAAAGTGATCGAAAGGCTGAGCTCTGGAGCCTATTACTTAGAGGATGTGCAAGGCAAGGCTTTGAAGAGGCCTTGGAACGCTTATCACCTTGGAATTCATTATTCTTGATTTCAtcattgatgtattttattttctgaatttcCTTATGTAATCCGttggaattcaataaaatcaagctctttttttttttagttcatgaatgttgttgtattgtgaaggggagaaaaatttcattttcctactaaggcctcgcctagtagaggagcagagtgcaggagaaaaattaaattgtcCAGGAGCAGAGGTCAGGAGAAAAActtcattttcctactaaggcctcgcctagtagaggagtagagtgcaggagaaaaatttcattctcctactaaggcatcgcctagcagaggaggtagagggtggaggtgttgaatttcttttttcctgctaaggtatcgccTAGCAGAGTCGTTAGAGGCTGGGGGAGTTGAATAGTTagtttcctgctaaggcatcgcctagccgaggagttagagggtgggggtggtgaatttttattttcctgctaaggcatcgcctagccgaggagttagagggtgggggtGCTGAAttcttattttcctgctaaggtatcgcctagcagaggagttagagggtggaggggttgaatttctcttttcctgctaaaacatcgcctagcagaggagttagagggtgggggtGTGAAATTTGTATTGCCCTGCTAAGGTATCGCCTAGCAGAGTCGTTAGAGGCTGGGGGAGTTGAATAGTTagtttcctgctaaggcatcgcctagcagcggagttagagggtgggggtgttgaatttttattttcctgctaaggcatcgcctagcagcggagttagagggtgggggtgttgaatttttattttcctgctaaggtatcacctagcagaggagttagaggatgagggtattgaatttttattttcctgctaaggtatcacctagaagaggggttagagggtggaggtgttgaatttctcttttcctgctaaggcatcgcctagcagaagaGCTAGAGGGTAAGGGCGTCGAATTTTTACTTGCTTGCTTAAGGTATGCCGACTAGAAGAGAAGGAGAGTTGGATATTTTATTAGCCCTTGTGGTTTAATAACATCAAAGATAAATTCGTGAGAagcaataaattcaaatgcaaAATACCCAAGGTTGcataaaatgagtttcaaaCATGCCAAAAGTGCGCGAAAGGAAATAATCAAGTGTAAACATCGCAAAATCGCATAATCCTACGGAAAGTAAAGCAGtgcaaaaaataacataaataaaggAGCTCGGTCTAAGAATCGGGGGGGAGACTCGATATGAAGCCCTCAAGGTCGATGAAGTCAGTAGGGGCCCCTGGCGGAGGATAGCCCTGAGTCTTGAAGAGGCTGACTGCACCCTCGAAACCCACCCCCAGGTAGTGAAAAGCTTTCGGACCACAGATCTCGACAAATTCGTCGGATTTGAGAAATTCCTCTTTGAAGGAGGAGGCTTCTGCAGCATGTCGTGCCTTGGTGTCTGTAAGTTCAGCCTGTGAATTCTTTAATTCTTCCTTCAGCTTCTGGATCTCTTTAGCTTGGTCCTCTGTCAGCCGTTGAAACTCCTGTTTCTCCTTCAAGAGCTCGCCACATTGAGCTTGGGACTCCGAAAGCTCCTTAACGTGTGTCGCTTTCGCTTCATCTAGGGTCGCCTGGAGTTGGTCGCAAAGAGCCTTACTTTCGCGTAAGTCATGGCAAGCGCTGGACAGGGTAGCATTGGCACGCTCCACCAACTCCCCTAAGTACATCATGCCCTGAGTAAGATAGATAAGAGTGAAAAACCGACAATAAAAGCAAGCATATATTGAATATCAGCCTAGAATCTGGAATGAGAAGTATACCTCAGCGATACTGCTGCATGTCCGGCGGGTAAGATCAGACCATCCCAGTGAACTCATGAACGTCGCATCTGCGTGGGAAGGAAGCTGATACAATATCTTCTGAGCTAAATGAGAAGGACCTCGACCAACGATGACCGACTCCGACGTGTATAAGGGGTGTATACTCGGCCCAGTGATAGGCCCATCATCCGACTCGGGTGCTTCCGGAGAAGAGACCGTTGTGGCTGAGATCTCAGAAATCTTGCGCTTACCCTTCTGTGGAATGGACAGGCCAGGCTCGGCGGATGTCTTTTCTTTGCCAGATGGAGGATGTGATTCAGCCTGAAGAGGTGGGGAGGAGGCTCGCTCCTGAGTGGAAGAGGAGGAGCCTGCCTTCTTCTTCGTTGCCGGGGTGGGCAGGCCAGCAGGTTTTGTCGCGGTGGTAGAGCATGTTCCCTTCATCCCCATCTTGAGTGCTGAGGCAACTGACTTCTGAGGTACTGATGATGAACCCTCAGTCTTCTTCTTTGCAATTTCACGGAGAAATAGAACATTCATAACTCTAGTACCTGCAAGCAAAGACAATAAACCAGATGAGAGTGTTATCAGGTAACGTAATAAGTAAAAAGAAAAACGAGAAACATAAAAAGTGAGAGTATCTACCAGCATTCTCCTGCAGCTTAATTTTCGCGGGACTTAACCCGGCGTGGCACAGAAGAGCTTCAGACAGGAGTTGGGGAATACTAAAACATCGATCTCCTAACACACTCATTATCTGCAGATACTCCTTATCTTTCTTATAATCCTTGGAAAGGTCGGGCTTAGTGAAAGTAGGGTACCAATCCGTAAAGCAAGTTAATTCCTTAGGAGGCTGGATaaagaagtaatattttttccagtCCTTCACATGACTGGGGGCCCCGTCGAAAAGTTTGTGGCTGGATCGGGAGGTCACATTGAAAGGTCCCTCTTTTGATCTGGACAGAACTAAGAAGTAGGAAAAAGTGGTGCAGCTCAAAGGGAGATCTAAGGCCCTGAGTAACACAACGAAACAACTTATTAAACGGAAAGCATTGGGCGTGAGTAAACCTAAATGCACCTGGTAGTGTTTGCTCAATTCTTGGAAAAAATCGCACAGGGGGAAACGAAGACCGGCATCAAAATGATGCTGAAAGAAGTTATAATAGCCCTTGGGGGCTAAATAAGGTCGGTCCTCTGGACTAGGAATGATAATATGATGAGAAGAGGGAATATGCCACAAATTCCTAAGTTTTGACTCACTACCAGGAGGAATGTGGGATGACAAGTGACCGTACCATAAGTTATCTGCTTCAGATATGTTCATTTGTTGGTTCACGTGACGGACTTCCTTACCAGGACGATTATGGGTGGTGGCTTCCTCCTCATGGGAATCGAGGGTAAATTCAGGATCAGTTAGGGAAGTCCTACTCGGGCTAGACTCACTAGACTCAC
This window of the Primulina huaijiensis isolate GDHJ02 chromosome 3, ASM1229523v2, whole genome shotgun sequence genome carries:
- the LOC140972660 gene encoding uncharacterized protein yields the protein MKRNQESVFVEEQAARQEREENVEVHQSMVEETQPLPTGEISEMGEMWKEIRRLREQVGSRAPVPKRGSPFSLAILEEGLPPNFRQSNIGEYDGHTDPEEHLGRFENAALLHQYSDGVRCRVFLGTLVRSAQQWFNTLQPNSIQSFEDFATAFLHRFASSKRHQRNYLSLFVMKQQETETLREFVQRFNSAALEISTATPDIMISAFTQGLRGGEFFKSLFKKPPSSYDDLLARAEKYVNLEDAQRYRRMEQRPEGSRMERGERGGRKRGSVEKEEDRNRSRGQFSSHVPLNRNRDKVMEVKEPEGRWEKSQRAEDGVRMPPTDKREASSSGDRPKPRLSPRRGRGPPWINQRVGEPRREGRDSGRARKAHGRRLENLEISRGADLPQDPVISFGPEDLRGIVAPYNDALVVTATIANYDVARIFIDNGSSVNILFKSTLDQMKVEGFEFDSVSTPLYEFAGHAIPPLGQITLPLSLGRDPQRVTKMITFTVVDTPSSYNGILGRPTLKDFRAVASAYHQKMKFPVGKEVGVLCGDQKVARRCYEGTVKEEGKRARVEVNMIRRGRRGLPVARKEVWEVMEEEPEVIVLGPEKKMLRIARDLDLRVKEELIAFLQANLSVFAWSAQELTGMAPDVAEHRLNILSNARPVKQKKRHFGPEKEKVIQKEVGELLEAGHIREVQFPTWLSNVVLVPKSSG
- the LOC140972390 gene encoding uncharacterized protein; this translates as MSSLGWSDLTRRTCSSIAEGMMYLGELVERANATLSSACHDLRESKALCDQLQATLDEAKATHVKELSESQAQCGELLKEKQEFQRLTEDQAKEIQKLKEELKNSQAELTDTKARHAAEASSFKEEFLKSDEFVEICGPKAFHYLGVGFEGAVSLFKTQGYPPPGAPTDFIDLEGFISSLPPDS